The Hymenobacter sp. 5317J-9 genome has a window encoding:
- a CDS encoding SDR family oxidoreductase, giving the protein MFKDAPAPEAAPAPEQFRAWAPVDLTGPFAGQVAIVTGSESGIGRETARLLCEQGAAVVLNGRNAERLEQTRAALQAAGHSVASCVADVTDYEACEQLINTAIEAFGRLDVLVTNASISQRAYFADMQPEVFRQVLDSNVYGTVYPLKAALPYLIKARGSVTFISSISALNGMPSGSAYCAGKAAVANLAHTLRLELAHTGIHFGVVHIGFTQNDPEKRVLAANGQPVPIAHRPPRWQKSQAEVAAIILRHIRRRRQRTVISALGRLIVLVHTYFPRLGDWVVQTTMRRMRHFYE; this is encoded by the coding sequence ATGTTTAAGGACGCTCCGGCGCCCGAAGCCGCGCCCGCGCCCGAGCAGTTTCGCGCCTGGGCACCGGTGGACCTCACCGGCCCATTTGCCGGCCAGGTGGCCATTGTCACGGGTTCCGAATCGGGCATTGGCCGCGAAACCGCCCGCCTGCTCTGCGAGCAGGGCGCCGCCGTGGTGCTCAACGGCCGCAACGCCGAGCGCCTGGAGCAAACCCGCGCCGCGCTGCAGGCCGCCGGCCACTCGGTGGCCAGCTGCGTGGCCGACGTGACCGATTACGAGGCCTGCGAACAGCTCATCAACACGGCCATCGAAGCATTCGGCCGCCTCGACGTGCTGGTGACCAACGCCAGCATCTCGCAGCGCGCCTACTTCGCTGACATGCAGCCCGAGGTATTCCGGCAGGTGCTCGACAGCAACGTGTACGGCACGGTGTACCCGCTGAAAGCCGCCCTGCCCTACCTGATAAAGGCCCGGGGCAGCGTCACGTTCATTTCCTCCATTTCGGCCCTGAACGGCATGCCCAGCGGCTCGGCCTACTGCGCGGGCAAGGCGGCGGTGGCCAACCTGGCCCACACGCTGCGGTTGGAGCTGGCCCACACCGGCATCCATTTCGGAGTAGTACACATCGGCTTCACCCAAAACGACCCAGAAAAGCGCGTGCTGGCCGCCAACGGGCAGCCCGTGCCCATTGCACACCGCCCGCCGCGCTGGCAAAAAAGCCAAGCGGAGGTGGCCGCCATTATTCTGCGCCACATCCGGCGGCGGCGGCAGCGCACGGTGATTTCGGCCCTGGGCCGGCTCATTGTGCTGGTGCACACCTATTTCCCGCGGCTCGGCGATTGGGTGGTGCAAACCACCATGCGCCGGATGCGGCATTTTTATGAATGA
- a CDS encoding NAD-dependent epimerase/dehydratase family protein: MPGRVLVTGANGFLGRHMVQELVARGHAVRALLRPGTAPPFPAAWAVEYCEEDLARPVNISHLTSLANGCESIIHAAALAQVNPARNPEVVLANIGGTENALRMARKADVSRFVYVGTANVFGFGTKSRPGDETRPYAGQRYGLDYMDSKVTCTKMLLRAVQQEHLPAVLVHPTFMLGPGDAKPTSNALLLELYHGRLPGYPPGGKNYVHVRDVAVATVNALTMGRVGESYILGNENLSYREAFALIAGCLQVKAPRWPIPPGLATIYGQLCDVKSRLTGRPAQLNAAMAAVANDGHYFTAHKARAELALPQTPITQAVVEAFDWFKAHRYV; this comes from the coding sequence ATGCCGGGCCGCGTACTTGTGACGGGCGCCAATGGCTTCCTGGGCCGCCACATGGTGCAGGAGCTGGTGGCGCGCGGCCACGCCGTGCGGGCGCTGCTGCGGCCCGGCACCGCGCCGCCTTTCCCGGCGGCGTGGGCGGTGGAGTATTGCGAAGAAGACCTGGCCCGGCCCGTTAATATTTCCCATTTGACCAGCCTGGCCAACGGTTGCGAATCCATTATTCACGCGGCAGCATTGGCCCAAGTAAATCCTGCCCGAAATCCGGAGGTGGTGCTTGCCAACATTGGCGGCACCGAAAACGCGCTGCGCATGGCCCGCAAAGCCGACGTGAGCCGTTTTGTGTACGTGGGCACGGCCAACGTTTTCGGCTTTGGTACAAAAAGCCGTCCCGGCGATGAAACCCGGCCCTACGCTGGCCAGCGCTATGGCCTCGACTACATGGACAGCAAAGTGACATGCACCAAAATGCTGTTACGCGCCGTCCAGCAAGAGCACCTGCCCGCCGTGCTGGTGCATCCCACCTTCATGCTGGGGCCGGGCGATGCCAAGCCAACCTCCAACGCGCTGCTGCTGGAGCTGTACCACGGCCGCCTGCCCGGCTACCCGCCCGGCGGCAAAAACTACGTGCACGTGCGCGACGTGGCCGTGGCCACCGTCAACGCCCTGACCATGGGCCGCGTGGGCGAGTCTTACATTTTAGGCAACGAAAACTTGAGCTACCGTGAAGCTTTTGCGCTGATAGCCGGTTGTTTGCAGGTGAAAGCACCGCGTTGGCCCATTCCGCCGGGCCTGGCCACAATCTATGGGCAGCTCTGCGACGTAAAGAGTAGGCTGACCGGCCGCCCGGCCCAGCTAAACGCCGCCATGGCTGCCGTGGCCAACGATGGCCATTACTTTACCGCTCACAAGGCCCGCGCCGAACTGGCCCTGCCCCAAACACCCATCACCCAAGCCGTTGTCGAAGCTTTTGACTGGTTTAAAGCCCACCGCTATGTTTAA
- a CDS encoding T9SS type A sorting domain-containing protein gives MKNRLPSVLFSLLFWVFLGGLPAAQASHLLGGDMTYSSLGNNQYRVRFRVYQDCSGAPTTAFTLECRTGGCNTLATLTAPLVQQGAAFEPAPLCATTAGTCQNPASAYALFRFVSYEATVTLPPGQWTLSTVQNARPVLANIVSGDLYAEAYLDNRGSGVSNNTPQFDADDIPVQYMCWKQLTTFSFSALEPDGDSVAYSLAAPLQACGMPVTYKAVPPPLEPFPTPGPCILTIPGFLPGVYSPTYPIRMGMDTVGACPVRTGVVRTLRFNREARTVTLMPGVYSVPTTPASGDNKYLLAVQADEYRRVNGVLRLIGRIRHEMVFIVVDCGGNSVPNAVQVANQTANSGARIINTPDTTRIDVEACSYSRLTLDFTDPDNLRVPSVGQLLTVTVPADINTNPLLLAGGDVGTFSLSGNGTAHPQGILYLQPLATAAGRTVRLNVRVEDNGCPVKGRQNRVIVINVRRNVRAGIVPAGGTAPAAAVSLPAGSTLVLRGLAQRPDSLRRLATGTTVAQTYGYQWRVQGNGLDPAQASSAATTVAPTMNSRYFLTVTPAGGFGLGCADTTSILVTLVPPLAPVVTTNGATLSSNYATGNQWYLNGQLIPGATGQTITPTAGGVYTVVVTVVVGGVPYTSPPSAPRTVLGSQRALPGSSLSVAPNPTPNGHLSVTLTGYAHPVTLAVFDALGRQVIGAAVSKPNPQGMTQELDLSRCGKGMYLLQVRTAASLETRRIVRE, from the coding sequence ATGAAGAACCGTCTACCTTCTGTTCTTTTCTCGCTGCTTTTCTGGGTTTTTCTGGGCGGCCTGCCGGCGGCACAGGCGTCGCACCTGCTGGGCGGCGACATGACCTACAGTTCGTTGGGCAATAACCAGTACCGCGTCAGGTTCCGCGTGTATCAGGACTGTTCGGGCGCGCCCACCACGGCCTTCACGCTGGAATGCCGCACCGGCGGCTGCAACACCCTGGCAACGCTTACGGCACCGCTCGTGCAGCAGGGCGCCGCCTTTGAGCCGGCGCCGCTCTGCGCCACCACGGCCGGCACCTGCCAGAATCCGGCATCTGCCTACGCCCTTTTTCGCTTTGTGAGCTACGAAGCCACCGTGACGCTCCCGCCGGGCCAATGGACGCTGAGCACCGTCCAAAACGCCCGGCCCGTCCTGGCCAACATAGTATCCGGTGACCTGTACGCCGAGGCCTACCTCGACAACCGGGGCAGCGGTGTAAGCAACAACACGCCGCAGTTTGATGCCGACGACATTCCGGTGCAGTACATGTGCTGGAAGCAGCTCACCACCTTCAGCTTCTCGGCCCTGGAGCCCGACGGCGACTCCGTGGCGTACTCGCTGGCTGCTCCCCTGCAAGCCTGTGGCATGCCGGTTACTTATAAAGCAGTGCCTCCTCCATTGGAGCCGTTCCCCACACCCGGCCCTTGCATATTGACTATTCCCGGGTTTTTACCGGGGGTGTATTCGCCCACCTACCCCATCCGCATGGGCATGGACACAGTCGGCGCCTGCCCCGTTAGAACGGGCGTGGTGCGCACCCTGCGCTTCAATCGCGAAGCCCGCACCGTTACGCTTATGCCCGGCGTCTACAGTGTACCTACCACGCCGGCCAGCGGCGACAACAAGTACCTGCTGGCGGTGCAGGCCGACGAGTACCGCCGGGTGAATGGCGTGCTGCGGCTGATTGGCCGGATTCGCCACGAGATGGTTTTCATCGTGGTAGACTGCGGCGGCAATTCCGTGCCGAATGCCGTGCAGGTCGCCAATCAAACTGCCAACTCGGGGGCCCGCATCATCAACACGCCGGACACTACGCGGATTGATGTGGAGGCCTGCAGCTACTCGCGCCTGACGCTCGACTTCACCGACCCCGACAACCTGCGCGTGCCCAGCGTCGGGCAGCTGCTCACCGTCACGGTTCCGGCTGATATCAATACCAACCCGCTGCTGCTGGCCGGAGGCGACGTAGGCACGTTCAGCCTGAGCGGCAACGGCACCGCGCATCCGCAAGGCATCCTCTACCTGCAGCCGCTGGCCACGGCTGCGGGGCGCACCGTGCGCCTCAACGTGCGCGTGGAAGACAACGGCTGCCCCGTGAAGGGCCGGCAAAACCGCGTCATTGTCATCAACGTGCGGCGGAACGTGCGGGCGGGCATCGTGCCGGCGGGAGGCACGGCCCCTGCCGCTGCCGTGAGCCTTCCGGCGGGTAGTACGCTGGTTCTGCGGGGGCTGGCCCAGCGGCCGGATTCCTTGCGCCGGCTGGCCACTGGCACCACCGTGGCCCAGACCTACGGCTACCAGTGGCGGGTGCAGGGCAACGGGCTCGACCCGGCCCAGGCCAGCAGTGCGGCCACCACGGTAGCCCCCACAATGAACAGTCGCTATTTCCTGACCGTAACTCCCGCCGGAGGCTTTGGCCTGGGCTGCGCCGACACCACGTCCATCCTGGTGACGCTGGTGCCGCCGCTGGCACCCGTCGTAACGACCAACGGCGCGACGCTGAGCAGCAACTACGCCACCGGCAACCAGTGGTACCTCAACGGGCAGCTAATTCCGGGCGCTACGGGCCAAACCATTACACCCACCGCAGGCGGCGTCTACACGGTAGTGGTGACGGTGGTGGTTGGCGGCGTACCCTACACCTCGCCGCCATCAGCGCCGCGCACGGTGCTGGGCAGCCAGCGCGCGCTGCCCGGCAGCAGCCTGAGCGTGGCCCCCAACCCCACCCCCAACGGCCACCTGAGCGTCACCCTCACCGGCTACGCCCACCCCGTGACACTGGCCGTTTTCGACGCCCTGGGCCGCCAGGTGATAGGCGCCGCCGTCAGCAAGCCCAACCCGCAGGGCATGACCCAAGAGCTGGATTTGAGCAGGTGCGGAAAGGGCATGTATCTGCTGCAGGTGCGCACGGCCGCCAGCCTCGAAACCCGCCGCATCGTGCGCGAATAA
- the arsS gene encoding arsenosugar biosynthesis radical SAM (seleno)protein ArsS (Some members of this family are selenoproteins.), with amino-acid sequence MKSLKATGHQLADSAFQLTVLKREVAETLHLPLFHEKLRESALFPLQPVTPAVLQINVGKMCNQVCKHCHVDAGPDRKEIMTRETMQYCLDALAQTDIPSVDLTGGAPEMNPDFRWFVEEISKLGRKVLVRCNLTIIVANKKYYDLPEFFKKHGVEVVSSLPFYSASKTDSQRGDGVFEDSIRALKMLNAVGYGQPGTGLVLNLVYNPAGAFLPGSQKGLQDQFKRVLLKDHGIVFNDLFAITNIPVSRYLDYLIESGNYAGYMEKLVNAFNPVAAAGVMCRNTISVGWDGGLYDCDFNQMLDLYVASPVQHIRDFDAAALGQRAIVINQHCYGCTAGSGSSCGGTVA; translated from the coding sequence ATGAAATCCCTTAAAGCTACCGGTCACCAGCTCGCCGATTCTGCCTTTCAGCTAACGGTGTTGAAACGTGAAGTGGCCGAAACGCTGCACCTGCCGCTGTTCCACGAGAAGCTGCGCGAGTCGGCGCTGTTTCCGCTGCAACCCGTGACGCCGGCCGTGCTGCAAATCAACGTGGGCAAGATGTGCAACCAGGTGTGCAAGCACTGCCACGTCGACGCCGGCCCCGACCGCAAGGAAATCATGACCCGCGAAACGATGCAGTACTGCCTCGACGCGCTGGCCCAGACCGATATCCCGTCGGTGGACCTCACCGGCGGTGCCCCCGAGATGAACCCGGACTTCCGCTGGTTTGTGGAGGAAATCAGCAAGCTTGGCCGCAAGGTGCTGGTGCGCTGCAACCTCACCATCATCGTGGCCAACAAGAAGTACTACGACCTGCCGGAGTTCTTCAAAAAGCACGGCGTGGAAGTGGTGAGCTCCCTGCCCTTCTACAGCGCCTCTAAAACCGACAGCCAGCGCGGCGACGGCGTGTTTGAGGACTCCATCCGGGCGCTGAAAATGCTGAACGCCGTGGGCTACGGCCAGCCCGGCACCGGCCTAGTGCTGAACTTGGTGTACAACCCCGCCGGCGCCTTCCTGCCGGGCTCGCAAAAGGGCCTGCAGGACCAGTTCAAGCGGGTGCTGCTGAAAGACCACGGCATCGTGTTCAACGACCTGTTTGCCATCACCAACATTCCGGTGAGCCGCTACCTCGACTACCTCATCGAGTCGGGCAACTACGCCGGCTACATGGAAAAGCTGGTGAACGCCTTCAACCCCGTGGCCGCGGCCGGCGTGATGTGCCGCAACACCATCTCGGTGGGCTGGGACGGTGGCCTCTACGACTGCGACTTCAACCAGATGCTAGATTTGTACGTGGCCAGCCCCGTGCAGCACATCCGCGACTTCGACGCGGCCGCACTGGGCCAGCGCGCCATCGTCATCAACCAGCACTGCTACGGCTGCACGGCCGGCAGCGGTTCCAGCTGCGGCGGCACCGTGGCGTAA
- a CDS encoding TIGR04282 family arsenosugar biosynthesis glycosyltransferase — protein sequence MSSPTNHLLVFAREPVLGRVKTRLAADIGNEAALAVYRELLAITASAVTAAQVPATVWLAEAPAPAADASTPRPEWPGLPWRVQPPAESLGERMSHAFEQAFAGGASRVAIVGTDCPGLTQQLLHAAFAALASHDMVVGPADDGGYYLLGLNALHLELFANKDWSTATVLPDTLADAARLGLSVAQLPMLHDVDSGRDLATWRAAKAL from the coding sequence TTGTCATCTCCTACTAACCACCTCCTCGTATTTGCCCGCGAGCCCGTCCTCGGCCGCGTAAAAACGCGCCTGGCTGCCGACATTGGCAATGAAGCCGCCCTGGCCGTGTACCGCGAATTATTAGCCATCACCGCTTCCGCCGTCACGGCCGCGCAGGTGCCCGCCACGGTGTGGCTGGCCGAAGCGCCCGCGCCCGCCGCCGACGCCAGCACCCCGCGCCCCGAATGGCCCGGCCTGCCCTGGCGCGTGCAGCCGCCCGCCGAGTCGCTCGGAGAACGCATGAGCCACGCCTTCGAACAAGCGTTTGCAGGTGGTGCCTCGCGGGTCGCCATCGTTGGCACCGATTGCCCGGGCCTGACCCAGCAGCTGCTGCACGCCGCTTTCGCAGCGCTGGCCAGCCACGACATGGTGGTAGGCCCGGCCGACGACGGCGGCTACTATCTATTAGGATTGAATGCGTTGCACCTGGAGCTATTCGCCAATAAAGACTGGAGCACCGCCACCGTACTACCCGACACCCTGGCCGATGCCGCCCGCCTGGGTCTGAGTGTGGCCCAGCTGCCCATGTTGCACGACGTCGATTCCGGCCGTGACCTGGCTACCTGGCGCGCAGCTAAGGCCTTATAA
- a CDS encoding 3-hydroxyacyl-CoA dehydrogenase NAD-binding domain-containing protein, with product MTIGIIGSGAMGAGIAQVVAVAGHDVYLLDQSATALEKATAGITSTLRKLAEKGKMPADAAEAAVARLRPTTDMQDFAGCGLVLEAIVEELAVKQQVFRQVEAVVSADCILASNTSSLSIASIAAACQRPERFVGIHFFNPAPLMALVEIIPAVQTREGLAEEVRSLVQSWGKLPVLAKDTPGFIVNRVARPFYGEAIRLLEEGVADMATIDWALTELGGFRMGPFALMDFIGHDVNYRVTESVFTSFFFDPRFKPSFTQKRLFEAGYYGRKSGRGFYSYAPDAVPPEPTRDEQLGREILNRVLAMLINEAVDALALNVASKEDLELAMTKGVNYPKGLLAWADELGLPQVLGTLDALYEEYHEDRYRASPLLRRMVRAGQTFASR from the coding sequence ATGACAATTGGAATTATCGGCAGCGGAGCCATGGGCGCGGGCATTGCGCAAGTAGTGGCCGTGGCCGGCCACGACGTGTATTTGCTCGACCAAAGCGCCACGGCGCTGGAAAAAGCCACCGCCGGCATTACCAGCACCCTGCGCAAGCTGGCCGAGAAAGGCAAGATGCCGGCTGACGCCGCCGAAGCCGCCGTGGCCCGCCTGCGTCCCACCACCGACATGCAGGATTTTGCCGGTTGCGGCCTGGTGCTCGAAGCCATTGTGGAAGAGCTGGCGGTGAAGCAGCAGGTGTTCCGGCAGGTGGAGGCAGTGGTGTCGGCCGACTGCATCTTGGCCAGCAACACCTCGTCGCTTTCCATTGCTTCCATCGCAGCGGCCTGCCAGCGGCCGGAGCGGTTTGTGGGCATTCATTTTTTCAACCCGGCCCCGCTCATGGCGCTGGTCGAAATCATTCCGGCGGTGCAAACACGTGAGGGGCTGGCCGAAGAAGTTCGCAGCCTGGTGCAGAGCTGGGGCAAGCTGCCGGTGCTGGCCAAGGACACGCCCGGCTTCATCGTGAACCGCGTGGCGCGACCCTTTTATGGCGAGGCCATTCGCCTGCTGGAAGAAGGCGTGGCCGACATGGCCACCATCGACTGGGCCCTGACCGAGCTGGGCGGCTTCCGCATGGGCCCCTTTGCCCTCATGGATTTCATCGGCCACGACGTAAACTACCGCGTCACGGAATCCGTCTTCACCTCCTTCTTTTTTGACCCGCGCTTCAAGCCGTCTTTCACCCAGAAGCGCCTGTTTGAAGCCGGCTACTACGGCCGCAAGTCGGGCCGCGGCTTCTACAGCTACGCGCCCGACGCCGTGCCGCCCGAGCCAACCCGCGACGAGCAGCTGGGCCGCGAAATCCTGAACCGCGTGCTGGCCATGCTCATCAACGAAGCCGTGGACGCGCTGGCCCTCAACGTAGCCTCAAAGGAAGACCTGGAGCTGGCCATGACCAAGGGCGTGAACTACCCCAAAGGCCTGCTGGCCTGGGCCGATGAGTTGGGTCTGCCGCAGGTGCTCGGCACGCTCGATGCGCTGTACGAGGAGTACCACGAGGACCGGTACCGCGCCAGCCCGCTGCTGCGCCGCATGGTGCGGGCCGGGCAGACGTTTGCCAGCCGGTAG
- a CDS encoding TIGR04283 family arsenosugar biosynthesis glycosyltransferase: protein MTFSVIVPTYNEAPGIARLVAALRRHAPAGEVEILVVDAHSPDGTAELARQAGATVLLSPKPGRAAQMNFGAAQATGDILYFVHADVGIHPDYVATIRQAVAAGHEAGCYRFRFDSRHPLLRINSYGTRFKGIMSRGGDQTLFITKALFQRLGGFNERFVIMEDFEIIRRIRRVASFYIVPQDVVVSARKYETNSWLRVQLANLTAFAMFFLNVPPPRIARTYKALLNYR from the coding sequence ATGACTTTTAGCGTTATCGTTCCCACCTACAACGAAGCCCCCGGCATTGCCCGCCTCGTGGCCGCCCTGCGCCGGCACGCCCCGGCCGGCGAGGTGGAAATATTGGTGGTGGACGCCCACAGCCCCGACGGCACCGCCGAGCTGGCCCGTCAGGCCGGCGCCACCGTGCTGCTCAGCCCCAAGCCCGGCCGGGCCGCCCAAATGAATTTCGGCGCCGCCCAGGCCACCGGCGACATCCTCTACTTCGTGCACGCCGACGTGGGCATTCACCCCGACTACGTGGCCACCATCCGGCAGGCCGTGGCGGCGGGCCACGAAGCCGGCTGCTACCGCTTTCGGTTCGACTCGCGGCACCCGCTGCTGCGCATCAACAGCTACGGCACCCGTTTCAAAGGCATCATGAGCCGCGGCGGCGACCAGACCCTGTTCATCACCAAAGCTTTGTTTCAGCGGCTGGGCGGGTTCAATGAGCGGTTTGTCATCATGGAGGATTTTGAAATCATCCGGCGCATCCGGCGGGTGGCCTCGTTCTACATCGTGCCGCAGGACGTAGTGGTATCGGCCCGGAAATACGAAACCAACAGCTGGTTGCGCGTGCAGCTGGCCAACCTCACGGCCTTCGCCATGTTCTTCCTGAACGTGCCGCCGCCGCGCATTGCGCGCACCTACAAGGCCCTGCTCAACTACCGCTGA
- a CDS encoding T9SS type A sorting domain-containing protein gives MLPGPPAPTVSRSGTQLTSSALTGNQWYRDNVLLPSATARTLTATTNGTYTVTATVVAGATSCTSPMSAPLTVLSAARALPGSSLSVAPNPTPDGRLSVTLTGYAQPVTLTVMDALGRRVNETTIAAPNPQGTTRELNLHSLGAGLYLLQVRTAASLETRRIVRE, from the coding sequence GTGCTACCGGGGCCGCCCGCGCCCACTGTTTCGCGTAGCGGCACGCAGCTCACCAGCAGCGCCCTGACCGGCAACCAGTGGTACCGCGACAACGTGCTGCTACCCAGCGCCACTGCCCGCACCCTCACGGCCACCACCAACGGGACCTACACCGTCACGGCCACCGTCGTGGCGGGGGCCACAAGCTGTACCTCGCCCATGTCGGCACCACTCACGGTGCTATCTGCGGCGCGAGCCCTGCCCGGCAGCAGCCTGAGCGTGGCGCCCAACCCCACCCCTGACGGCCGCCTCAGCGTCACGCTCACCGGCTACGCCCAACCGGTTACACTGACTGTCATGGATGCCCTGGGCCGCCGCGTGAACGAAACCACAATAGCAGCGCCCAACCCGCAGGGCACCACCCGCGAGCTGAATTTGCATAGCCTCGGCGCGGGCCTGTACCTGCTGCAGGTGCGCACGGCCGCCAGCCTCGAAACCCGCCGCATCGTGCGCGAATAG
- the arsM gene encoding arsenosugar biosynthesis arsenite methyltransferase ArsM, giving the protein MSYLDTTADVYRQAAQEPQVGLCCTTNPVWQLPGLSIPKRMLAMNYGCGSTVNPRDLTNSPTVLYVGVGGGMELLQFAYFSRRPGAVIGVDVVEEMLEASRENMLTAEQENDWFSREFIDLRSGDALGLPVADESVDVAAQNCLFNIFKADDLKRALQETYRVLRPHGRLVMSDPTCEQPMSDALRADERLRALCLTGSLPLQEYLDMITEVGFGTVEVRARRAYRVLAPGHYATDELIYIESVEVCAIKDPMPADGPCIFTGRTAIYYGGEEYFDDQKGHVLLANQPLAVCDKTAGALLALGRDDIFVSPSTYHYDGGGCC; this is encoded by the coding sequence ATGAGTTACCTCGATACCACCGCCGACGTGTACCGCCAGGCGGCCCAGGAGCCGCAGGTTGGCCTGTGCTGCACCACAAACCCCGTGTGGCAGCTGCCCGGCCTGAGCATTCCCAAGCGCATGCTGGCCATGAACTACGGCTGCGGCAGCACCGTGAACCCGCGCGACCTCACCAACAGCCCCACCGTGCTCTACGTGGGCGTGGGCGGCGGCATGGAGCTGCTCCAGTTTGCCTACTTCAGCCGCCGCCCCGGCGCCGTGATTGGCGTGGACGTGGTGGAGGAAATGCTGGAGGCTTCCCGCGAAAATATGCTTACCGCCGAGCAGGAAAACGACTGGTTCAGTCGCGAGTTCATCGACCTGCGCTCGGGTGACGCCCTCGGCCTGCCCGTGGCCGACGAAAGCGTGGACGTGGCCGCCCAAAACTGCCTCTTCAACATCTTCAAAGCCGACGACCTCAAGCGCGCCCTGCAGGAAACCTACCGCGTGCTCAGGCCCCACGGCCGCCTCGTGATGTCGGACCCCACTTGCGAGCAGCCCATGAGCGACGCGCTACGCGCCGATGAGCGCCTGCGGGCCCTTTGCCTCACCGGCTCGCTGCCCCTGCAGGAGTACCTCGACATGATTACCGAAGTCGGCTTCGGCACGGTGGAAGTGCGCGCCCGGCGGGCCTACCGCGTGCTGGCCCCCGGCCACTACGCCACCGATGAGCTCATCTACATCGAAAGCGTGGAAGTGTGCGCCATCAAAGACCCCATGCCGGCCGATGGGCCCTGCATTTTCACGGGCCGCACCGCCATCTACTACGGCGGCGAAGAATACTTCGATGACCAGAAAGGCCACGTGCTACTGGCCAACCAGCCCCTGGCCGTGTGCGACAAAACGGCCGGCGCCCTGCTGGCCCTGGGCCGCGACGACATCTTCGTGTCGCCCTCCACTTACCACTACGACGGTGGCGGCTGCTGCTAG
- a CDS encoding DUF547 domain-containing protein, translating into MKKAFFSLLAAAVLVASAAAPAPALAAAHPAVAAPAAVDHSAFDKLLKKHVNAKGLVDYKGFKADQAVFDQYLDLLSKNAPASSWSKQEQMAYWINAYNAFTIKTILNHYPLESIKDIGSKIKIPFVNTPWADKFFRIGGEKMSLDNIEHGILRKKYDDPRIHFALVCASMSCPRLRNEAYTAAKLDSQLDDQGRDFLNNPAKNKIGKGSAQLSKYFDWYKGDWTKNGQSVAKWVNKYSTTKIDEKTPISYLDYNWKLNQQ; encoded by the coding sequence ATGAAAAAAGCCTTCTTTTCCCTGTTGGCCGCTGCTGTGCTCGTGGCCAGCGCGGCTGCTCCGGCCCCGGCCCTGGCCGCTGCTCATCCGGCCGTTGCCGCCCCGGCCGCCGTCGACCATTCGGCTTTCGACAAGCTACTGAAAAAGCACGTCAACGCCAAAGGGCTGGTTGACTACAAAGGCTTCAAGGCCGACCAGGCCGTCTTCGACCAATACCTTGACCTGCTCAGCAAGAACGCGCCGGCCAGCAGCTGGAGTAAGCAGGAGCAAATGGCTTACTGGATAAATGCTTACAACGCGTTTACCATTAAAACCATCCTGAATCATTACCCGCTGGAAAGCATCAAGGACATTGGCTCGAAAATCAAGATTCCGTTCGTAAATACGCCGTGGGCCGATAAGTTCTTTCGCATCGGCGGCGAAAAGATGAGCCTCGACAACATCGAGCACGGCATTCTGCGCAAGAAGTATGACGACCCGCGCATTCACTTTGCGCTAGTGTGCGCCTCCATGAGCTGCCCCCGCCTGCGCAACGAGGCCTACACCGCCGCCAAGCTGGACAGCCAGCTCGACGACCAGGGCCGCGACTTCCTAAACAATCCGGCCAAAAACAAGATTGGCAAAGGCAGCGCCCAGCTCTCCAAGTACTTCGACTGGTACAAGGGCGACTGGACCAAAAACGGCCAGTCGGTGGCGAAGTGGGTGAACAAGTACTCGACCACCAAGATTGACGAAAAAACGCCCATCAGCTACCTGGACTATAACTGGAAGCTGAATCAGCAATAA
- a CDS encoding DUF6134 family protein, with amino-acid sequence MHQLLVLLWLCALPVAAAAQAVKPGATETRRYAIEVAGVRVGTMTATRQPPVGPEQVYTLVSDVKVNFLFYHLKIYYQVMNRFRNGQLLLSTVEAHTNQGDFTSRTEWKGDHYAILADQYKHHYEATETQPIRYAVTNLFFAEPAGQPRAFAEYFGDYFALSRNKDGTTRALRDGREDEYQYANGQLVTIIKKNPLKNFIIRLLP; translated from the coding sequence ATGCACCAACTCCTCGTGCTGCTTTGGCTCTGTGCGCTGCCCGTGGCCGCCGCCGCGCAGGCTGTCAAGCCCGGCGCCACCGAAACGCGCCGCTACGCCATCGAAGTGGCCGGCGTGCGCGTGGGCACCATGACGGCCACGCGCCAGCCGCCCGTGGGCCCGGAGCAGGTGTACACGCTGGTGAGCGACGTGAAAGTCAATTTTCTGTTTTATCACCTGAAGATTTACTATCAGGTAATGAACCGCTTCCGCAACGGCCAGTTGCTGCTCTCTACCGTGGAAGCGCACACCAACCAAGGCGACTTTACCTCGCGCACCGAGTGGAAGGGCGACCATTACGCCATCCTGGCCGACCAGTACAAGCACCACTACGAGGCCACCGAGACGCAGCCCATCCGCTACGCCGTCACCAATCTGTTCTTTGCGGAGCCCGCTGGCCAACCCCGCGCTTTCGCGGAGTATTTCGGCGATTACTTCGCTCTGAGCCGCAACAAGGACGGCACCACCCGCGCCCTGCGCGACGGCCGTGAAGACGAGTACCAGTACGCCAACGGCCAGCTGGTCACCATCATCAAAAAGAACCCGCTCAAGAATTTCATCATCCGGCTGCTGCCGTGA